In Clostridium sp. DL-VIII, the following proteins share a genomic window:
- a CDS encoding pyridoxamine 5'-phosphate oxidase family protein, whose amino-acid sequence MATYEKSLNVLKELFAKDYQFALATSNDNIPSVRFIDTFYDDGAFYITTYAKSQKVQEIEKNSEVSMCNKLYRFSGIAYNIGHPLCEKNHAIREKLIKAFDPWYFAHNNENDENMCYVKIELKQGFFYKDGTGYKVDFEAKKAEEFPFTFDIVMIDS is encoded by the coding sequence ATGGCTACATACGAAAAAAGTTTAAATGTTTTAAAAGAGTTATTTGCAAAGGATTATCAATTTGCTTTAGCAACATCAAATGATAATATTCCATCGGTTAGATTCATAGACACTTTTTATGATGATGGTGCTTTCTATATTACTACTTACGCAAAATCACAGAAAGTACAAGAGATTGAAAAAAATTCTGAGGTTTCAATGTGTAATAAACTATATCGTTTTAGCGGAATTGCCTATAATATTGGACATCCATTATGTGAAAAGAATCATGCAATTAGGGAAAAGTTGATAAAGGCGTTTGATCCATGGTACTTTGCACACAATAACGAAAATGATGAAAACATGTGTTATGTGAAAATAGAATTAAAACAAGGATTTTTTTATAAAGATGGAACTGGCTATAAAGTTGATTTTGAAGCTAAAAAAGCTGAGGAATTTCCATTTACATTTGATATTGTAATGATTGATTCGTGA
- the tnpB gene encoding IS66 family insertion sequence element accessory protein TnpB (TnpB, as the term is used for proteins encoded by IS66 family insertion elements, is considered an accessory protein, since TnpC, encoded by a neighboring gene, is a DDE family transposase.) has translation MVSLKFNLNPYSGTSVFLFCNKRHTSLRALRWDKNGFILVTKFLSDDMKFQWPKNEGEVRDITKRQMEWLLDGLQIDQKKAHRERIDTTGMIF, from the coding sequence TTGGTTTCATTGAAATTTAATCTTAATCCATACTCTGGTACAAGTGTTTTCTTATTTTGCAATAAAAGGCACACCTCTCTTAGAGCACTTAGATGGGACAAAAATGGATTTATATTAGTTACAAAGTTTCTTTCTGATGACATGAAATTTCAGTGGCCAAAAAATGAAGGAGAAGTACGTGATATAACCAAACGTCAAATGGAATGGCTTTTAGATGGGCTACAAATTGATCAGAAAAAAGCACATCGAGAAAGGATTGACACTACGGGAATGATTTTCTAA
- a CDS encoding aldo/keto reductase, protein MAYLGENIPKLGFGFMRLPMIDKEVDIEQTKEMVDLFMAKGFSYFDSSWAYMGGKSEEAMKTAIVDRYPRESFQIATKCPAWIVKTEEEAKNMIWTSLKRTGAGYIDYYLLHNLGESRTKTFDDFGIWDYVRELKEKGIIRHIGFSIHDKADAIDKILTEHPEMEFVQFQLNYADWESNSIEARKCYEVALKHNKPIIVMEPIKGGALANPVDSVKKIFEEANPKTSVASWAIRYAASLDNIITVLSGMSSIEQVKDNVSYMEHFKPLNEDERAVVEKARKAFSEIPCIPCTSCEYCLEGCPQKIHIPNVFAAYNRKMIHNDFVGAQGNYLFSVMVGGKASDCIACGKCEGVCPQHINIIENLKTIAEELEK, encoded by the coding sequence ATGGCATATTTAGGCGAAAATATTCCGAAATTAGGTTTCGGGTTTATGAGGCTTCCTATGATTGATAAAGAAGTTGATATTGAACAGACAAAGGAAATGGTAGATCTGTTTATGGCCAAAGGATTCAGTTATTTTGATTCCTCATGGGCCTATATGGGAGGCAAATCTGAAGAGGCGATGAAAACAGCAATCGTTGACCGCTATCCACGCGAGAGCTTTCAAATCGCGACAAAATGTCCTGCGTGGATTGTAAAAACTGAAGAAGAAGCTAAGAACATGATTTGGACTTCACTTAAGCGCACTGGAGCAGGCTATATAGATTATTACCTGCTTCATAACTTGGGAGAAAGCCGCACAAAAACTTTTGATGACTTCGGTATATGGGATTATGTCCGGGAGCTGAAGGAAAAAGGGATCATACGTCATATAGGTTTTTCAATTCATGACAAGGCGGATGCAATAGACAAAATTCTAACCGAGCATCCTGAGATGGAATTTGTACAGTTCCAGTTGAACTATGCCGATTGGGAGAGTAACTCAATCGAGGCACGCAAATGCTATGAGGTTGCGCTGAAACACAACAAACCCATCATTGTTATGGAGCCGATCAAAGGGGGCGCACTGGCAAATCCTGTTGACAGCGTTAAAAAAATATTCGAAGAAGCGAATCCAAAAACATCTGTTGCCTCTTGGGCAATCCGATATGCAGCTTCTCTGGATAATATCATCACTGTACTTAGCGGAATGTCCTCAATCGAGCAGGTAAAAGACAATGTTTCATATATGGAACATTTCAAGCCACTTAATGAAGATGAGAGAGCCGTTGTTGAGAAGGCGCGGAAGGCATTCAGTGAAATACCGTGCATTCCTTGCACTTCCTGTGAATATTGTCTAGAAGGCTGCCCTCAGAAAATACACATTCCTAATGTTTTTGCAGCGTATAACCGCAAAATGATTCACAATGATTTTGTAGGTGCCCAGGGAAACTATCTATTTTCGGTTATGGTTGGGGGAAAGGCTTCAGACTGCATAGCCTGCGGCAAGTGTGAAGGAGTCTGTCCTCAACATATTAATATTATTGAAAACTTAAAAACTATAGCTGAAGAGCTAGAAAAATAA
- a CDS encoding IS66 family transposase, whose protein sequence is MQFLDKKDLRIKELENENKKLQEKVNMLEHNVELLTQAVLHASKQRFGASSEKTPKTDGQCSLFGETYDEILDESKIINIKEHKRPVRKKGDREKLIKALPHEVVECVLDGEALCKICGSDLKVIGKKKVRSEIEYIPAKLIIKDYVQYVYKCIECGKNDINPYDSIYCAPVPAPVLTHSVASPSIIAWLMYQKYMMSMPLYRQEKDFKRMGAELKRDMMANWIIHSSEYWLKPLYELMHKQLLKCSIIMSDETTWQVNKEKDKKASSKSYIWIHRTGDCEGPPVILYQYTSSRAGDHAKAFLDGFTGYHVSDAYAGYEKVEGITRCLCFSHLRRYYLDAIPLDSGKKEISGSGGAIGRAYCDKLFKFERKWKELSPEERKNNRIIYSIPILDAFFAWAEKTVTKQEPLRKALYYTLNHKEYFSNFLLDGRIPLSNNLSEIAVKPVAITRKNSLFSDSPAGAEASAIIFSIINTAAANNLDAYKYLEYIFRNLPNINFTSNDSVLEEYLPWADQVQLECKINTEETNPKEENISESA, encoded by the coding sequence ATGCAGTTTTTAGATAAGAAAGATTTACGAATTAAAGAACTTGAAAATGAAAATAAAAAACTGCAAGAAAAGGTGAATATGTTAGAGCATAATGTTGAACTCCTTACTCAAGCGGTTTTGCATGCATCAAAACAACGTTTTGGGGCGTCAAGTGAAAAAACTCCTAAAACAGATGGGCAATGCTCTCTTTTTGGTGAAACATATGATGAAATTCTAGATGAAAGCAAAATTATAAATATTAAAGAACATAAAAGACCTGTAAGAAAAAAAGGTGACAGAGAAAAATTAATTAAGGCACTGCCACACGAAGTAGTTGAATGTGTTCTTGATGGAGAAGCTTTGTGCAAAATCTGTGGAAGTGATCTTAAAGTAATTGGAAAGAAAAAAGTAAGATCGGAAATAGAATATATTCCAGCAAAGCTTATAATAAAAGATTATGTTCAATATGTATACAAATGTATTGAGTGTGGGAAAAATGATATAAATCCATATGATTCTATATATTGTGCACCTGTACCAGCACCTGTGCTTACGCATTCCGTCGCTTCGCCTTCAATTATAGCCTGGCTAATGTATCAAAAGTATATGATGTCTATGCCGTTATACCGTCAGGAAAAAGATTTTAAAAGGATGGGTGCTGAACTTAAAAGAGATATGATGGCAAATTGGATAATACATAGCTCTGAATATTGGCTAAAGCCCCTATATGAACTCATGCATAAACAATTATTAAAGTGCAGTATTATCATGAGTGATGAGACAACATGGCAGGTAAACAAGGAAAAAGATAAGAAAGCATCTAGTAAATCATATATATGGATACATAGAACTGGGGACTGTGAAGGTCCGCCAGTAATTCTATATCAATATACTAGCAGTCGTGCTGGAGATCATGCAAAAGCTTTTTTAGATGGATTCACTGGTTATCATGTAAGTGATGCGTATGCAGGATATGAGAAAGTTGAAGGAATCACTAGATGCTTGTGCTTTAGCCATCTAAGAAGATATTATCTTGATGCTATCCCACTAGATTCTGGTAAGAAAGAGATTTCAGGATCCGGCGGAGCCATTGGACGGGCTTATTGTGATAAGCTCTTTAAATTCGAAAGAAAATGGAAAGAGTTATCTCCAGAAGAAAGAAAAAATAACAGGATTATATATAGTATCCCTATATTGGATGCCTTTTTTGCATGGGCAGAAAAAACAGTTACAAAACAAGAGCCCTTAAGAAAGGCGCTGTATTATACATTAAATCATAAAGAATATTTTTCAAACTTCTTGCTTGATGGAAGAATACCTTTATCAAATAATTTATCTGAAATTGCTGTGAAACCAGTAGCAATTACAAGAAAAAATTCGTTATTTTCAGATTCGCCAGCTGGGGCGGAAGCGTCAGCAATTATATTTAGCATTATAAATACAGCCGCAGCTAATAATCTAGATGCATACAAGTATTTGGAGTATATATTCCGCAATTTACCTAATATTAATTTTACATCAAACGATTCTGTTCTTGAAGAATATTTACCATGGGCAGATCAAGTGCAACTTGAATGCAAAATAAATACAGAAGAAACTAACCCAAAGGAGGAGAATATAAGTGAGTCAGCCTAA
- a CDS encoding TetR/AcrR family transcriptional regulator, with translation MENGIGKEAKKKIRRENIVNAAETVFFLKGIDGATMDDVAKEVKYSKRTVYSYFESKEQLCYEITCRAFDMSEKMEQAALELNSLKNGLDKILVIGKAKIDFLNKYPDYFKFILAFNNMSVKNLPRDEVIMACYEKQSKLFSILTDILKEGIEDKSIRNDLNVINTSYILYLNIMSLIKIILEKENAVITDRGVDIDEIIETMFTLTIRSIKNYD, from the coding sequence ATGGAAAATGGAATAGGAAAAGAAGCAAAAAAGAAAATAAGAAGAGAGAATATTGTTAATGCAGCAGAGACCGTATTTTTTTTAAAAGGAATAGATGGAGCTACTATGGATGATGTGGCAAAGGAGGTAAAATATAGTAAAAGAACAGTTTACTCTTACTTTGAAAGCAAGGAACAATTATGTTATGAAATTACTTGCAGGGCTTTTGATATGTCAGAGAAAATGGAACAAGCAGCATTAGAGCTTAATTCATTAAAAAATGGATTGGATAAGATTTTAGTTATAGGTAAAGCAAAGATAGATTTTCTAAATAAATATCCAGATTACTTCAAGTTTATTTTGGCTTTTAATAATATGAGTGTTAAAAACTTACCACGCGATGAAGTTATCATGGCATGTTATGAAAAACAATCTAAATTATTCTCTATACTCACAGATATATTAAAAGAAGGCATAGAAGATAAAAGTATAAGAAATGATTTAAATGTAATAAATACTTCATACATATTATATTTAAATATTATGAGTTTAATAAAAATAATATTAGAAAAAGAAAATGCAGTAATAACTGATCGGGGAGTAGACATAGATGAAATTATTGAGACCATGTTTACCTTAACTATAAGATCTATAAAAAACTATGATTAA